From Xylanibacter oryzae DSM 17970, a single genomic window includes:
- a CDS encoding NUDIX hydrolase — protein MAMDNKKELLPVVDENGNVIGSISRGEAHDGSKVLHPVVHLHVFNDSGSLYLQKRPDWKDIQPGKWDTATGGHIDLGESVEIALKREVKEELGIEGFTPVSLGHYVFKSKIEKELVYVHKTIYNGEIKPNKEELNGGRFWSKNEILENIGKETFTPNFESEYLRFFSKE, from the coding sequence ATTGCTATGGATAATAAAAAAGAATTGTTACCTGTTGTTGATGAAAATGGTAATGTAATAGGCAGCATAAGCCGTGGTGAAGCACATGACGGAAGCAAAGTACTTCACCCCGTCGTACATCTGCATGTTTTTAATGACAGTGGCAGTTTGTATCTACAAAAGCGACCTGACTGGAAAGATATTCAGCCCGGCAAATGGGATACTGCTACGGGTGGGCATATAGACTTAGGCGAAAGTGTAGAAATAGCATTAAAACGCGAAGTAAAGGAAGAACTTGGCATAGAGGGTTTTACTCCTGTATCTTTAGGTCATTATGTTTTCAAAAGCAAAATAGAAAAAGAACTTGTATATGTGCACAAAACTATCTATAATGGAGAAATAAAGCCAAATAAAGAAGAACTTAATGGTGGTCGTTTCTGGAGTAAAAATGAGATCCTTGAAAATATAGGGAAAGAGACTTTTACGCCTAACTTCGAAAGTGAGTATCTTAGATTTTTCTCTAAAGAATAG
- a CDS encoding 2-isopropylmalate synthase — translation MSDRLFIFDTTLRDGEQVPGCQLNTVEKIQVAKQLEQLGVDVIEAGFPISSPGDYNSVIEISKAVTWPTICALTRAVEKDIDVAAESLKYAKHKRIHTGIGTSDYHIKYKFQSNREEIIERAIAAVKYAKKYVEDIEFYAEDAGRTDNEYLARVVEAVIKAGATVVNIPDTTGYCLPSEYGDKIKYLMEHVDGVDKAILSTHCHNDLGMATANTFSGVVNGARQVEVTINGIGERAGNTSLEEIAMILKCHKNLGIDTNINTTKIYPTSRMVSSLMNMPVQANKAIVGRNAFAHSSGIHQDGVLKNVSTYEIMDPKDVGLDDNSIVLTARSGRAALKYRLGVLGINVDDEEKVDKIYQNFLKLADNKKEVNDDDVLMLAGADTAEAHAVKLDYLQVTTGMGVRSVASIGLDISGQKFEESSTGNGPVDSAIRALKKIIQKHMTLKEFTIQAISKGSDDVGKVHMQVEYDGNVYYGFGANTDIVTASVDAYIDCINKFRK, via the coding sequence ATGAGTGACAGATTATTTATTTTTGATACGACTCTTCGCGATGGCGAGCAAGTTCCGGGATGTCAGTTAAATACAGTTGAAAAAATTCAAGTGGCAAAACAACTGGAGCAGTTAGGTGTGGATGTGATAGAAGCAGGCTTCCCTATTTCTAGTCCTGGTGACTACAATTCTGTGATAGAAATATCAAAGGCTGTAACATGGCCTACAATATGCGCACTTACTCGTGCTGTAGAAAAAGACATTGATGTCGCAGCAGAATCTTTGAAGTATGCAAAGCATAAGAGAATACACACAGGGATTGGTACCAGTGATTATCACATCAAATACAAATTTCAAAGTAATAGAGAAGAAATAATTGAACGCGCAATAGCTGCTGTTAAGTATGCTAAGAAATATGTTGAAGATATAGAATTTTATGCAGAAGATGCAGGACGTACTGATAATGAATATCTGGCACGTGTAGTAGAAGCTGTAATAAAGGCTGGTGCAACAGTCGTAAATATACCTGATACTACTGGCTATTGTCTACCATCAGAATATGGAGATAAAATAAAATATCTTATGGAACATGTTGATGGTGTGGATAAGGCAATATTATCAACTCACTGTCATAATGATTTAGGCATGGCTACTGCTAATACTTTCAGCGGAGTTGTTAATGGGGCAAGACAAGTAGAGGTTACCATAAATGGTATCGGTGAACGTGCAGGCAACACTTCTTTGGAAGAAATAGCAATGATACTTAAGTGTCATAAGAATTTAGGTATAGACACTAATATAAATACCACAAAGATATATCCTACCAGTCGTATGGTCTCAAGTCTTATGAACATGCCTGTACAGGCCAATAAGGCTATAGTGGGGCGTAACGCTTTTGCGCATTCGAGTGGTATACATCAGGATGGCGTGCTCAAAAATGTCTCTACTTATGAGATTATGGATCCAAAGGATGTCGGTCTCGATGATAACTCAATTGTATTAACTGCTCGTAGTGGTCGCGCTGCATTGAAGTACCGCCTTGGGGTTTTAGGTATAAATGTAGATGATGAAGAGAAGGTAGATAAAATATATCAAAACTTCCTTAAATTGGCAGATAATAAGAAGGAAGTAAACGATGATGATGTACTTATGCTCGCAGGTGCTGATACAGCTGAAGCACATGCAGTTAAACTAGATTATTTGCAAGTTACAACAGGAATGGGTGTGAGGAGTGTAGCTAGTATAGGCTTGGATATATCTGGACAGAAATTTGAAGAATCCTCTACTGGTAACGGACCTGTTGATTCTGCTATACGCGCACTAAAGAAGATAATTCAGAAGCATATGACGCTTAAAGAGTTTACTATTCAGGCCATAAGTAAAGGATCTGATGATGTAGGTAAAGTTCATATGCAGGTAGAATACGATGGTAATGTATATTATGGATTCGGAGCAAATACTGATATCGTTACAGCATCTGTAGATGCTTATATTGATTGCATTAACAAGTTTAGAAAATAA
- a CDS encoding ABC transporter substrate-binding protein codes for MSWLINSANGSSTAVRSLLSAEGIRWFFGHFAENLATPYLVWIILVAIAYGSVKFSGIIKPFNAILTKKRVLSFRERIAMYVVITELIGAVIVMLLLTIVPHAMLLSVSGSLFPSSFSESLIPVLAFVCILLSLSYGTMSGNLPGITAILDSMAEGIYGARYILLLYVLFVQLLFSVVFVFNL; via the coding sequence ATGTCTTGGCTGATAAACTCTGCTAATGGTAGCTCTACTGCCGTACGAAGTCTCCTCAGTGCGGAAGGAATCAGGTGGTTTTTTGGACATTTTGCAGAGAATCTTGCTACACCATACCTAGTCTGGATAATATTAGTAGCGATAGCTTATGGATCTGTAAAGTTTAGTGGAATAATAAAACCATTTAATGCGATACTAACTAAAAAAAGGGTCCTTTCGTTCAGAGAAAGAATTGCAATGTATGTAGTTATTACAGAGCTTATTGGTGCTGTCATTGTAATGCTTTTACTAACAATTGTTCCGCATGCAATGCTTCTAAGCGTAAGTGGATCGCTATTCCCAAGTAGTTTTAGCGAGAGCCTTATACCAGTGCTTGCCTTCGTTTGTATTTTATTGTCATTAAGCTACGGAACAATGTCTGGTAACTTGCCCGGAATTACGGCAATACTTGATTCTATGGCTGAAGGCATATATGGAGCAAGGTATATATTATTACTTTACGTTTTATTTGTGCAACTATTATTCTCTGTAGTATTTGTATTTAACCTTTAA
- the dnaB gene encoding replicative DNA helicase has translation MPAENNKNQRKPKQPVPINNTYGHLQPQALDIEKVVLGAMLIDKDAFSMVSEILHPETFYEPRNQMIYQAIQALSLKEKPVDIFTVIEQLKTDGNLEEVGGPVYITELSQHVASSAHVEYHAHILQQKFLARQLISFASVIETKAFDDGVDVDDLMQEAEGSLFELSQKNMRQDYTQIDPVLKQAMQDIQKAASRADGLSGIPSGYTKLDEMTSGWQCSDLVIIAGRPAMGKTSFALSMAKNMVVDFNVPVAFFSLEMNNVQLVNRLISNVCEIQGSKIMNGQLAPDEWNRLDKNIRSLEGAPLYIDDTPGLSIFELRSKARRLAKEKGIKAIMIDYLQLMNANGMRFGNRQEEVSTISRSLKGLAKELNIPVIALSQLNRGVESREGIEGKRPQLSDLRESGAIEQDADMVMFVHRPEYYHIYADEKGNDLHGMAQIIIAKHRKGAIGDVLLNFRGEFTRFENPDTNSYLPPTVGGEILGSKVNGSSIPPIGDGELPPPPSSPLPF, from the coding sequence ATGCCAGCAGAAAATAACAAGAATCAAAGAAAACCAAAGCAACCTGTGCCAATTAATAATACTTATGGTCATTTACAGCCACAGGCTTTAGATATAGAAAAGGTTGTTTTGGGAGCTATGCTAATAGATAAAGATGCATTCTCTATGGTAAGTGAAATCTTGCATCCAGAGACATTCTATGAGCCTCGCAATCAAATGATATATCAAGCAATACAAGCTCTTTCACTGAAAGAGAAACCAGTTGATATATTTACTGTTATTGAGCAGTTGAAAACTGATGGAAACCTTGAAGAGGTAGGGGGCCCTGTATATATTACAGAGTTATCTCAGCATGTAGCTTCATCTGCTCATGTTGAATACCATGCTCATATACTTCAACAGAAGTTTCTTGCGCGCCAACTTATATCATTTGCAAGTGTAATAGAAACAAAGGCTTTTGATGATGGTGTGGATGTTGATGATCTTATGCAAGAAGCAGAGGGCTCGCTTTTCGAACTCTCACAAAAGAACATGCGCCAAGACTATACTCAGATTGATCCTGTTCTTAAACAGGCAATGCAAGATATTCAAAAGGCGGCTTCCAGGGCGGATGGACTTAGTGGTATACCTAGTGGGTATACAAAACTGGATGAAATGACTTCAGGATGGCAGTGTTCCGACCTCGTAATTATAGCAGGGCGTCCTGCGATGGGTAAGACTTCTTTTGCATTATCAATGGCTAAGAATATGGTCGTAGACTTTAACGTACCTGTTGCATTCTTTTCTCTTGAAATGAACAATGTGCAATTGGTAAATCGACTTATCTCTAATGTATGCGAAATACAGGGTAGCAAGATTATGAACGGCCAGTTAGCACCAGATGAATGGAACAGACTTGATAAAAATATACGAAGTCTGGAAGGCGCACCTCTTTATATAGATGATACTCCTGGACTTTCGATATTCGAACTTCGCTCTAAAGCAAGGAGACTTGCAAAAGAAAAAGGTATAAAAGCAATAATGATTGACTACCTACAGTTGATGAATGCTAATGGAATGAGATTTGGCAACCGCCAGGAAGAAGTTTCGACAATAAGCCGATCACTTAAGGGACTAGCTAAGGAATTGAATATTCCTGTAATAGCATTATCTCAGTTGAATCGTGGTGTAGAATCGCGTGAAGGTATTGAAGGGAAAAGGCCTCAGTTGAGTGACTTGCGTGAATCTGGAGCTATTGAGCAAGATGCCGATATGGTAATGTTTGTGCACAGACCTGAATATTATCATATTTATGCAGATGAAAAAGGTAATGACCTTCATGGCATGGCACAGATTATCATAGCTAAGCACAGAAAGGGAGCTATAGGTGATGTATTGCTTAATTTCCGTGGCGAATTTACCCGTTTTGAGAACCCAGATACGAATTCATATTTACCTCCAACAGTAGGTGGGGAAATATTAGGTTCAAAAGTAAACGGTAGTTCAATACCACCAATTGGCGATGGCGAATTACCTCCACCACCATCAAGTCCGCTTCCTTTTTGA
- a CDS encoding SGNH/GDSL hydrolase family protein, translating into MKKTRLLLLSLFACLAVFAQGQSVSILGDSYSTYEGYLTPNTNEVWYYAKNGQKKTDVTNVTQTWWWQYINENKYKLCVNNSYSGATISYTGYDGNDYSGRSFITRMDNLGCPDIIFIFGATNDSWAGSPIGEFKYGDQTKADLYYFRPAMTFLLEHMKYRYPNVNIYFIINDGLKQEITSSIKTICDHYNIKYIELQNIDKMSGHPSVKGHKQIAEQIEAVLNTKKKN; encoded by the coding sequence ATGAAAAAGACAAGACTGTTATTGTTGTCATTGTTTGCATGCTTGGCTGTGTTTGCGCAAGGGCAAAGTGTATCAATACTTGGTGATTCATATTCTACGTACGAAGGATATCTTACGCCAAATACCAACGAAGTATGGTATTATGCTAAAAATGGACAGAAAAAAACTGATGTCACCAATGTGACGCAAACTTGGTGGTGGCAGTATATCAATGAAAACAAGTATAAGTTGTGTGTTAACAATTCATATTCAGGAGCTACTATCTCTTATACAGGATATGATGGTAATGATTATTCTGGTCGTTCATTTATAACACGTATGGATAATCTTGGGTGTCCTGACATAATATTCATTTTCGGAGCAACTAATGATAGTTGGGCAGGTTCACCTATTGGAGAATTCAAATACGGTGACCAGACAAAGGCTGATTTATATTATTTTCGTCCGGCAATGACTTTTTTGTTGGAACATATGAAATATAGATATCCCAATGTGAATATTTACTTTATTATTAATGATGGATTAAAGCAAGAAATAACATCTTCTATAAAAACAATATGCGATCATTACAATATAAAGTATATAGAACTACAAAATATAGATAAAATGAGTGGACATCCATCTGTAAAAGGTCACAAACAAATAGCAGAACAGATAGAAGCCGTATTAAATACTAAGAAAAAGAACTGA
- a CDS encoding DUF5932 domain-containing protein: protein MEKFKVIIVEDVPLELKGTEGIFRNDIPEAQIIGTADSEISYWKLMKENKPDLVLLDLGLGGSTTVGVEICRQTKETRKGIKVLIFTGEILNEKLWVDVLDAGADGIILKSGELLTRGDVRSVIEGKRLVFNQPILEKIVEKFKNTVDSQLISQEAIVNYEIDEYDERFLRHLALGYTKEQITNLRGMPFGVKSLEKRQNELVQKLFPDGNGGVGINATRLVVRALELRILDVDNLIPDEE, encoded by the coding sequence ATGGAAAAATTTAAAGTTATTATAGTTGAAGATGTCCCTTTGGAATTAAAAGGCACTGAGGGTATCTTTAGAAATGATATACCTGAAGCTCAAATTATAGGCACCGCAGATAGTGAGATTTCATATTGGAAACTTATGAAAGAAAATAAGCCCGACTTAGTGCTACTTGATCTTGGTCTTGGTGGTTCCACTACTGTTGGGGTTGAGATATGTCGTCAGACTAAAGAGACGCGAAAAGGAATAAAGGTCTTAATATTTACAGGTGAGATTTTGAATGAAAAGCTTTGGGTTGACGTTCTTGATGCAGGTGCTGATGGCATAATACTGAAAAGTGGTGAGCTGTTGACTAGAGGAGATGTGCGTAGCGTTATAGAAGGGAAAAGGTTGGTATTCAATCAACCAATTCTAGAAAAGATTGTAGAGAAATTTAAGAACACGGTTGACAGCCAGCTGATTAGTCAGGAGGCTATTGTAAATTACGAAATTGATGAATATGATGAACGGTTTTTGCGTCATCTAGCTTTAGGTTATACAAAAGAGCAGATAACAAATCTTAGAGGTATGCCATTTGGGGTAAAAAGTCTTGAAAAAAGGCAAAATGAATTGGTTCAGAAATTATTCCCTGATGGTAATGGTGGAGTAGGTATTAATGCTACTAGATTAGTAGTAAGGGCTTTGGAGTTGAGAATACTTGATGTTGACAATTTAATACCAGATGAAGAATAA
- the ispE gene encoding 4-(cytidine 5'-diphospho)-2-C-methyl-D-erythritol kinase, which produces MITRPCAKINFGLNIVGIRPDGYHNIETIFYPVPIYDDIEITEMDPLFTSLRNADLKITGTSVDCDEQKNLVIKAYNLLSADFNIPRIHIHLYKNIPMQAGMGGGSADCAYAIKLLNRQFDLGLTSIQMKKYAAKLGADCAFFIDSVPSYATGIGDILSPINVNFNGYSIVVVKPPVAVSTAQAYSKIIPASPTISCIDAVKQPVETWHKLLSNDFEKPIFAEHPEIAYIKKHLYDLGAVFSMMSGSGSAVFGIFKKMPSDISKEFSNCITITEVL; this is translated from the coding sequence ATGATAACGAGACCTTGCGCAAAAATTAATTTTGGACTTAATATTGTAGGCATACGACCTGACGGATATCACAATATTGAGACAATATTTTATCCAGTGCCTATATATGATGATATTGAGATTACAGAGATGGATCCACTGTTTACTTCTCTCAGAAACGCAGACCTTAAGATTACAGGAACATCTGTTGACTGCGATGAGCAAAAGAATCTGGTAATAAAGGCCTATAATCTTTTATCAGCAGACTTTAATATACCTCGTATACATATTCACTTGTATAAGAACATTCCTATGCAGGCAGGTATGGGTGGCGGTTCTGCTGACTGCGCATATGCAATAAAGCTTCTTAATAGACAGTTTGACCTAGGATTAACATCTATACAGATGAAGAAATACGCAGCAAAACTTGGAGCAGACTGTGCTTTTTTTATAGATTCAGTTCCATCATATGCTACTGGTATTGGTGATATATTATCACCAATAAATGTCAATTTTAATGGTTATAGTATTGTTGTAGTCAAACCTCCTGTAGCTGTATCTACTGCACAAGCATATTCAAAAATTATTCCAGCATCACCTACAATATCATGTATAGATGCTGTGAAGCAGCCTGTTGAAACTTGGCACAAATTATTAAGTAACGATTTTGAAAAACCAATTTTTGCAGAACATCCTGAGATTGCTTATATTAAAAAGCATTTGTATGATTTGGGAGCGGTGTTCTCAATGATGTCTGGTAGTGGCAGCGCTGTTTTCGGCATATTCAAAAAGATGCCCTCTGATATAAGTAAAGAGTTTTCTAATTGTATAACTATAACAGAAGTTTTATAA
- a CDS encoding DUF5112 domain-containing protein, protein MVFSACSNRDNSRIDKLNNIAYVQHYRNLDAVKLYADSAYNLSKGYDDGRAEALNNLAFVCTMRMNYAKARRQLDDVYKLTDNQVELLIADVQMMRLCQRMSKNKEFYDYREQAKRRLRRIDEEKGMLSERLQKRFVYAESEFYIISSTYYYYVGLEQNSINELQKIDADMLMQKDTAQYLDYLYNIGSGGIITASTQTDVNQQEFDYLMRCLLLANQMNYPFWVANSLQSISEHLMVPESRTRLIRDNMPAIKYLNVEQQPDSLMAGYLAERSVEIFKKFGDPYQLAGSYRTLSSCYFFLGDYPSSIYNLQMALNSNKNVLRAPDLVASIRERLSVTYSAMNNKQQSDRNRNKYIDMQEMTRQDRYLESRAEQYDATSTQLNWMIVAVVLMIIFIIVLLWLFNHLRINSNGEEQLKQLLIPLREWQENNNKKITELENKYDDITEATTMNVMHIIKNRKQNLENRAKVSLVLSITPFIDRIINEVKRLGNKTDNEKLREERYKYVAELTDKINDYNSVLTDWIQLRQGQLNLHIESFDLHNIFDTVSHSKMSFNLKGITLDIRDTHDKVKADKVLTLFMINTLADNARKFTQEGGIVTISSKSEKDYVEISIEDTGCGISKEEISNIFDHKVYGGHGFGLMNCKGIIEKYRKISKIFSVCAISAESELGKGCRFYFRLPHGLMRFMITVIVLLSGITAISANGKIGKINPKTILMSRAAKYADSAYYSNVLGKYNRTLDYADSCFKYMNKVYLLCKPRGNKLILKYSTSSMVPAEIQWFRDSLKINYAIIIDVRNESAVAALALHKWSLYKYNNNIYTQLFKETSADSKLGPYCLAMQKSETNKTVAIVILILLLISIIPAYYFLYYRHKLYYRFCVEQIKHINSILLSDESDACKLEKIKPLSNERYSLPLQDIVNQIQEALQMSIDMDNRQYYNIEMAEDELKRAEYENNELHISNSVLDNCLSTLKHETMYYPSKIRLLVDGNSDNLNALNELVAYYKELYTILSSQAVRQTKNVRYKIKPVQVKDFADTKLEETVLCDKDMMCYLFDILRKHTGCKRLPVDVVNQGDQYINLRVHVAGNAVTDEEAHSLFTPSTQHIPFMLCTQIIRDHSEFTNYRGCGIYAENENNELIINIILPKNKAIQYGKI, encoded by the coding sequence TTGGTCTTTTCAGCTTGTTCTAACCGAGATAATAGTAGGATAGATAAGCTGAATAATATAGCTTACGTGCAGCATTATAGGAATCTTGATGCTGTAAAATTATACGCAGACAGTGCATATAATTTATCCAAAGGTTATGATGATGGTAGAGCCGAAGCTTTAAACAATCTTGCTTTTGTCTGTACAATGCGTATGAATTATGCTAAAGCTCGCAGACAACTGGATGATGTTTATAAGTTGACAGATAATCAGGTGGAATTGCTTATTGCTGATGTGCAAATGATGCGTTTGTGCCAGAGAATGTCAAAGAATAAAGAATTTTATGATTACCGTGAACAGGCAAAAAGACGTCTTCGCCGTATAGACGAGGAAAAAGGTATGCTTTCTGAACGGCTTCAAAAGAGATTTGTATATGCTGAATCTGAATTTTATATAATTTCTTCAACATATTACTATTATGTTGGTCTTGAACAAAACTCAATAAATGAGTTGCAGAAGATTGATGCAGATATGCTGATGCAAAAAGATACAGCTCAGTACTTGGATTATCTATACAATATAGGTTCTGGTGGAATAATAACTGCATCAACACAAACGGATGTTAACCAACAGGAGTTTGATTATCTTATGCGATGTCTGCTCTTAGCTAATCAGATGAATTATCCATTTTGGGTGGCTAATAGTCTTCAATCTATATCAGAACATTTAATGGTGCCAGAGTCTCGTACACGACTGATACGTGACAATATGCCTGCTATAAAGTATCTTAATGTTGAACAACAACCTGATAGTTTGATGGCAGGGTATTTGGCTGAAAGATCTGTTGAAATATTTAAGAAATTTGGTGATCCATATCAGTTGGCAGGTAGTTACAGAACATTGTCTTCTTGTTATTTCTTTTTGGGTGATTATCCATCATCTATATATAATTTGCAAATGGCTCTTAATTCTAATAAGAATGTGTTAAGGGCTCCTGATTTAGTTGCTAGCATAAGAGAGCGGTTGAGTGTGACATATTCTGCAATGAATAATAAGCAGCAGAGTGATCGTAACCGCAATAAGTATATAGATATGCAGGAGATGACAAGACAAGACAGATATCTTGAATCGCGTGCAGAACAATATGACGCTACATCTACACAACTAAACTGGATGATTGTTGCTGTAGTATTAATGATCATTTTTATTATTGTTTTGTTATGGTTGTTTAATCATCTTAGAATAAACAGCAATGGCGAAGAACAGTTAAAGCAATTGCTTATACCATTACGTGAATGGCAAGAAAATAACAATAAGAAGATAACGGAGTTGGAAAATAAATATGATGACATAACAGAGGCAACAACTATGAATGTCATGCATATAATTAAAAATAGGAAACAAAATCTTGAGAACCGTGCAAAGGTTTCGTTGGTCTTAAGTATAACTCCATTTATTGACCGTATTATCAATGAAGTGAAAAGACTTGGTAATAAAACTGACAATGAAAAACTCAGGGAGGAACGATATAAATATGTTGCTGAACTTACGGATAAAATAAATGATTATAATAGTGTACTTACAGACTGGATACAATTACGTCAAGGGCAACTTAATCTTCATATAGAAAGTTTTGATCTACATAATATATTTGATACTGTAAGTCATAGTAAAATGTCATTTAATCTGAAGGGAATCACACTTGATATAAGAGATACACATGACAAGGTAAAAGCAGATAAAGTATTGACACTTTTCATGATAAATACATTAGCAGATAACGCTCGTAAGTTTACTCAGGAAGGTGGAATTGTAACTATAAGTTCAAAGTCAGAAAAAGATTATGTAGAGATATCAATTGAAGATACAGGATGCGGAATATCTAAAGAGGAGATTAGTAATATCTTTGATCATAAAGTATATGGCGGGCATGGTTTTGGACTAATGAACTGCAAAGGTATAATAGAAAAATATCGTAAGATAAGCAAAATTTTCAGTGTGTGTGCTATATCAGCCGAAAGTGAACTTGGTAAAGGGTGCCGTTTCTATTTCCGTTTGCCTCATGGTCTGATGAGATTTATGATAACAGTAATAGTCTTATTGTCAGGAATCACAGCAATTTCAGCAAACGGTAAAATTGGCAAAATTAACCCAAAGACTATACTAATGTCAAGAGCTGCTAAATATGCAGATTCTGCTTATTACAGTAATGTTTTAGGTAAGTATAATAGAACTCTTGATTATGCTGATTCATGCTTCAAATATATGAATAAGGTTTATCTACTATGTAAACCAAGAGGTAATAAACTAATTCTTAAATACAGTACTTCAAGTATGGTACCAGCTGAAATACAGTGGTTTAGGGACTCTCTGAAAATAAATTATGCCATAATAATAGATGTAAGAAACGAAAGTGCGGTGGCAGCACTTGCTCTTCATAAATGGTCTTTATATAAATATAATAATAATATTTATACTCAGTTGTTTAAGGAGACCAGTGCTGACTCAAAACTTGGACCATATTGTTTGGCAATGCAGAAGTCAGAAACTAATAAGACTGTAGCTATTGTTATTCTTATTTTGCTACTTATAAGTATAATACCGGCATACTATTTTCTATATTACAGACACAAATTGTATTATAGATTCTGTGTAGAACAGATTAAACATATAAATAGCATATTGTTAAGTGATGAGAGTGATGCGTGTAAACTGGAAAAGATAAAACCATTATCGAATGAAAGATATTCATTGCCATTACAAGATATTGTAAACCAAATACAAGAAGCCTTACAAATGTCTATAGATATGGACAATAGACAATATTATAATATAGAAATGGCTGAAGATGAACTGAAAAGGGCAGAATATGAAAATAATGAATTGCATATAAGCAATAGTGTATTAGACAACTGTCTGTCTACGCTGAAGCACGAAACCATGTATTACCCAAGTAAAATTCGACTTCTAGTAGATGGCAATAGTGACAACCTTAACGCGCTGAATGAATTAGTGGCATATTATAAAGAACTTTATACTATTTTAAGTTCACAGGCTGTACGACAAACTAAAAATGTACGTTATAAAATAAAACCTGTACAAGTTAAAGACTTTGCAGATACAAAATTAGAAGAGACTGTATTGTGTGATAAGGACATGATGTGTTATCTCTTTGATATCCTGCGTAAGCATACTGGATGTAAAAGACTTCCTGTAGATGTAGTGAATCAAGGTGACCAATATATAAACCTTAGGGTTCATGTTGCCGGAAATGCTGTAACAGACGAAGAAGCTCATTCTTTGTTTACTCCGTCTACACAACATATCCCATTTATGTTATGTACCCAAATTATAAGAGACCACTCGGAATTTACAAACTATAGAGGTTGTGGCATATATGCAGAAAATGAAAATAATGAGTTGATAATTAATATAATATTACCTAAAAATAAAGCTATACAATATGGAAAAATTTAA